Part of the Ignavibacteriales bacterium genome is shown below.
TAAGAATTGCCGTACTTAAATCATATTTTTTATGAAGCGTAAGTCTTCCTCTTCGCATATTAGAATTATCCATAATATCATCATGCACAAGAGAAAAGTTATGAAGCAATTCAACAGCAATGGCTGCATTGTACACATCCGAATATCTTCCACCGACAGCTTTTGCAGAAAAGAGTACCAGCATTGGTCTTAATCTTTTTCCACCACTTTTAACAATATAAGAACAAGGTTCGTATAATGATTCGGGAAGTTTATTATTAAAAATATTTTCAATCTTTGCTTCAACAATTTTTCTTTGCTTTTCAAAAAGATCTGAGCAATATTTTTCCGTATCATGATTCAATATAACTCCTCTTTTTTTATCAGCTTTTGCTTTTTGAATTGATCGACAGTTGAACAACCAGTTAGGAACATGATTTTTTTAACAGTATCAAACCAACCAGCTATCAATTTTTCAACACCTTCAATATTATTTTTATCCAGCTCTTGTAAAATGATTCTTGCGGAGGCAGTTATGTCGGCTCCTAACACCATTGCTTTGGCAATATCAAATCCATTAAAAATTCCACCCGAACCAATTAATAAAAAGTTATTTTTTGATTTTAATTGGTTTACAGTTCTTAAACAATAGGAAGTTGGTAATCCCCAATCCCAAAAAATGTTGTTTTTGTTTTCTTTACTTCTAAGAATTTCCACACCAGCCCAACTTGTACCACCTGCTCCAGCAACATCAATACCTTTTACTCCAACATTCAATAAATCAAATGCTGCTCGTTTACTAATTCCTGATCCAACTTCCTTGACAATTATTGGAATATCAATTTTCCCGCAAATCTTATCTAACATATTTAGCAAGTTTTTGAAATTTGGTTCTCCATTTTTTTGTAGTAATTCCTGTAAAGGATTAACATGAACTACAAAAGCATCAGCTTGTATTAAATCAATTAAATATTTTATTTGCTCAACCGATTTAGGACCACATACCTGTGCAGCTCCAATATTACCAAGGATAGGAATGTTGGGTGCGTGCTTTCTGATAACTTTATACGATTTATGATAAAGTTTATTTTCTAATGCCTGCCTCTGACTACCAACTCCCAGCAGGATTTGCAAACTATTTGCCGCTATTGCTAATTTTTCATTAATATTTTCAGCTTCTGGAGTTCCTCCGGTCATGCAAGAAATTAAGAATGGTAACTTTATTTTCTTGTGAAAGAATTTAGTACCGAAATCAATTTTTTTTATATCAACTTCTGTAATTGCATAATGCTCAAAATCGTATTTATCAAATCCATTTGATTTTTCTTTAAAAGCAACTTTATCTGTTAAAGATAATTCGATGTGTTCTTTCTTTCTCAGCGAAATATTTTCCGGAGAATAAATCATAGATAGTTGTTTATAATAATTTTATATAGAAAATATCAAAATTAAACGATAAAATCTTTACTTGAAGGCTTATAAAAATAAATTATGTATTAACACAATAGAAATGTCAGTATATAAAACTCTTTAGAAATGTCATATAAAACGTTTGTAATCAGTTGGATTAAAATAAACACTATTTACTTTTATTTCTTTGCGAAGTGAATTAGTTAAAAATATTTCATCAGCAGAAATAATGTCATCTAATTTCAAAATTGTTTCTTTTATGTCTTTTCGCTTTTTAATAAGATTATTCCGATATACACCGGGCAGCAAACCACAATTTATTGAAGGTGTAAACCATTTATTCTTTTTTCTTAAAAAAACATTTGTTCTTGTTCCTTCTGTAAGTTCATTTTTCTCATTCAGGAACAAAACTTCATCAAAACCATTCGGAGAATGATGTAAGCTCTCCTGTTCATAAAGTAATCTATTTGTTGTCTTAAAGTATTGAAATCGATTTTGCGATGAAACTTTTGCGGAAGATATTATTATCTTAAAATTATCTTTTATATAATTCAACTCAGAAATTTCAATTCGATAATTACCCCATTTATTAAGAATAATTTTTAGTCTGTAATTTTTTTGTACTGATAGATCTTTTATTTGTGAATTGATTTCATTAATAATTTTTCTCTTCTCAAACACAAATAAAAAGTAAGATGCGGATGACTGAAGCCTATTCAAATGATCGGTAATCAAAAAAGGTTTGCCATTTTCAATTAAGATTGTTTCAAATAGTTCAAATTGTTTTTGCGGCTTTGTAAGGAAATTTCCTTTTAGGAGAAGTTCATCATATTCATTTTGTGGATTAGAATCTGCAACAATACCACTTCCTAAACCTATCTCTCCTTTTTTTGTTGAATTGTCTAAAACAATAGTTCTGATTGCCACATTAAAAACCGTATTAGATTTTGTTACAAGACCAATCATCCCAGTGTAAATTCCACGTTGT
Proteins encoded:
- the fni gene encoding type 2 isopentenyl-diphosphate Delta-isomerase, translated to MIYSPENISLRKKEHIELSLTDKVAFKEKSNGFDKYDFEHYAITEVDIKKIDFGTKFFHKKIKLPFLISCMTGGTPEAENINEKLAIAANSLQILLGVGSQRQALENKLYHKSYKVIRKHAPNIPILGNIGAAQVCGPKSVEQIKYLIDLIQADAFVVHVNPLQELLQKNGEPNFKNLLNMLDKICGKIDIPIIVKEVGSGISKRAAFDLLNVGVKGIDVAGAGGTSWAGVEILRSKENKNNIFWDWGLPTSYCLRTVNQLKSKNNFLLIGSGGIFNGFDIAKAMVLGADITASARIILQELDKNNIEGVEKLIAGWFDTVKKIMFLTGCSTVDQFKKQKLIKKEELY